A stretch of Clostridium formicaceticum DNA encodes these proteins:
- a CDS encoding TRAP transporter large permease — MLWMLMGIMFLLFLLNFPMFIAMILAPLAVIVTYFPNLNPLLATQQLIAGVSPIVLLAVPMFIFAADIMCAGQTSNRLLDFVDTFVGHIHGGMAITTAATCTIFGAISGSTQATVVAIGKPMRNRLLSSGYEDEDTTALIICSAIIALLIPPSISMIMYAVVTGASVGDLFIAGVLPGLLILLFFCVYNYFMARRKKIPTTERVGFKGRVEAFKKAIGPLGFPVVIFAGIYSGAFSPTEAAAMGVLYASILELFIFKSIKLKDFKNIGLSTAVVTTAVFILVAAGSLFSWAISYARIPQMITQSVLGTNPSAVKILITVTIFFYIAGMFVDSIVAIVILTPIFFPLAMQAGIHPIHLGIIVTLQAALASVSPPFGCNIFTASAIFDIPFLKVVKRLPAYLLMLVIISVIIIFVPQLSLLLVP, encoded by the coding sequence ATGCTTTGGATGTTGATGGGTATCATGTTTCTTTTGTTTTTATTGAATTTCCCAATGTTTATAGCGATGATCTTAGCACCGTTAGCGGTAATCGTCACCTATTTTCCAAATCTAAATCCACTTCTTGCAACCCAACAGTTGATAGCCGGGGTATCACCTATCGTCCTTCTAGCAGTACCAATGTTTATCTTTGCAGCGGATATCATGTGTGCTGGACAAACATCAAATAGATTGTTAGATTTCGTAGATACCTTTGTAGGGCATATCCACGGAGGAATGGCGATCACAACAGCAGCAACATGTACAATATTTGGAGCAATTTCAGGTTCTACGCAGGCAACAGTAGTAGCTATAGGTAAGCCTATGAGAAACAGATTACTTTCTTCAGGTTATGAGGATGAAGATACTACAGCCCTGATTATTTGCTCTGCTATCATAGCACTATTGATTCCTCCAAGTATTTCAATGATCATGTATGCAGTTGTAACGGGAGCATCTGTAGGGGATTTATTTATAGCCGGTGTTTTACCAGGGCTTCTCATTCTATTGTTCTTCTGCGTATATAACTATTTTATGGCAAGGAGAAAGAAGATCCCGACAACAGAGAGAGTTGGTTTCAAGGGAAGAGTAGAAGCATTTAAAAAGGCCATTGGTCCTTTAGGATTTCCAGTTGTTATATTTGCTGGAATCTACTCCGGGGCGTTTAGTCCTACTGAAGCAGCAGCTATGGGGGTTTTATATGCATCGATTTTAGAATTATTTATTTTTAAATCCATTAAGCTTAAAGATTTTAAGAATATCGGATTATCCACAGCTGTGGTAACAACAGCAGTATTTATATTGGTTGCAGCGGGAAGCTTGTTTTCATGGGCTATATCCTACGCCAGAATACCGCAAATGATAACACAGTCTGTATTAGGAACAAATCCTTCTGCAGTAAAAATCTTGATTACAGTAACAATATTCTTCTATATTGCAGGGATGTTTGTTGATTCTATCGTAGCCATTGTTATCTTGACGCCAATATTTTTCCCACTTGCTATGCAGGCAGGGATTCATCCAATCCACTTAGGAATTATCGTTACACTACAAGCAGCCTTAGCTTCAGTAAGTCCACCCTTTGGATGTAATATATTTACTGCCAGCGCGATATTTGATATACCTTTTTTAAAGGTAGTTAAGAGACTGCCAGCTTATCTATTAATGTTAGTTATTATTTCCGTAATAATTATTTTTGTTCCACAGTTATCTTTATTGCTTGTACCTTAG
- a CDS encoding TRAP transporter small permease, protein MNKFFNQTLSKFEEFVLSFAIIAMAILLIVNVFMRTVMNSSITFTEEVAQALLVLVSFFGLGYCARTGRHITMSILFDLVSNKYKKIAMIIISFVSSAAMIYLGTLAYRYVLSVKNLGRVTPALQIPMYLIYAVVPLGFFLAAIEYLRTFLFNIKEKDLYLTSIIKIPIDQEITTDLNSFIDAVSENTSKEEV, encoded by the coding sequence ATGAATAAGTTCTTTAACCAAACTTTATCAAAATTTGAGGAATTTGTTTTAAGCTTTGCAATCATTGCTATGGCCATATTGCTTATAGTCAATGTGTTTATGAGAACCGTAATGAATAGCAGTATAACATTTACAGAAGAAGTAGCGCAAGCATTACTGGTTTTGGTATCTTTTTTTGGCCTTGGATATTGTGCCAGAACTGGAAGACACATCACAATGTCCATTTTATTTGATTTAGTAAGCAATAAATATAAGAAAATAGCTATGATTATCATTTCTTTTGTTTCATCAGCAGCTATGATATACCTTGGAACTTTAGCATATAGGTATGTTTTATCTGTAAAAAACTTAGGAAGAGTTACACCAGCGCTACAAATACCAATGTATCTCATCTATGCAGTTGTTCCTCTAGGATTTTTCTTAGCAGCGATTGAATACCTTAGAACATTCCTATTTAACATTAAAGAGAAGGATTTATATTTAACAAGTATCATCAAAATACCAATAGATCAAGAAATAACGACAGATCTAAATAGCTTTATCGATGCAGTATCAGAAAATACCAGTAAGGAGGAGGTATAA